From Luteolibacter yonseiensis, one genomic window encodes:
- a CDS encoding Fic family protein, producing MEPLLPHAGRSDLAELSARIFRKSGQLDASLPSPVVRQEVAKLVTGMNSYYSNLIEGHKTLPRDIERAMRDDFSPLPDDQRNQLLSVAHIKAERSMRNRLAAEKDLNPFDPDFISWLHHEFYSHIPESDWFTTSHEGIRHSLNPGAMRDHNVDVGRHTPPDHASLPLFMRRFHSCYSSSELPATDALIAVAAAHHRLAWIHPFGDGNGRVGRLQTQAAMIRIGLDGEGLWTLSRGLARTRSTYYTRLQNADQGRHNDYDGRGNLSDRGLSEFCIYFLEQILDQLDFMIGLIEPFHLRQRIENYFRFNRVDLEPRFRDPLIKLVTELILKGEIPRGAVPGILGLKGTASREVIRKALDEGLAYSTTEKGPLRIAFPSKVAEYYFPLLFSDLPVGGS from the coding sequence ATGGAACCCCTTCTTCCCCATGCGGGGAGAAGTGATCTGGCGGAGCTAAGTGCCCGGATTTTTCGAAAATCCGGGCAACTCGATGCCAGCCTGCCTTCTCCGGTGGTCCGGCAGGAAGTTGCCAAACTGGTCACTGGAATGAACAGCTACTATTCCAACCTGATCGAGGGACACAAAACCCTCCCGCGGGACATCGAACGGGCGATGCGCGACGATTTCTCCCCCCTGCCCGATGACCAGCGCAACCAACTCCTGAGCGTGGCCCACATCAAAGCCGAGAGATCCATGAGAAACCGTCTGGCGGCGGAAAAAGACCTCAATCCCTTCGATCCCGACTTCATTTCCTGGCTCCACCACGAATTCTATTCCCATATCCCGGAATCAGATTGGTTCACCACTTCCCATGAAGGAATCCGTCATTCCTTGAACCCGGGGGCGATGAGAGACCACAATGTGGATGTCGGCCGGCATACCCCGCCCGATCACGCCTCCCTCCCGTTGTTCATGCGGCGGTTCCATTCCTGTTACTCCAGCTCGGAACTTCCAGCCACCGATGCATTGATCGCCGTGGCCGCCGCCCACCACCGCTTGGCATGGATCCACCCTTTCGGCGACGGAAACGGACGTGTCGGCCGGCTGCAAACCCAAGCGGCGATGATCAGGATCGGCCTCGACGGAGAAGGTCTCTGGACCTTGTCGAGAGGGCTGGCACGGACCCGATCCACCTACTACACGCGCTTGCAAAACGCCGACCAAGGACGCCACAACGACTACGACGGCAGAGGCAATCTCAGCGACAGGGGGCTGTCGGAATTCTGCATCTATTTCCTGGAACAGATACTGGACCAGCTCGATTTCATGATAGGCCTCATCGAGCCATTCCATCTCCGACAACGCATCGAAAACTACTTCCGCTTCAACCGCGTGGACCTCGAGCCCCGCTTCCGGGACCCGCTCATCAAACTCGTCACCGAGCTCATTTTGAAAGGGGAAATCCCCAGAGGCGCCGTCCCCGGAATCCTCGGCCTCAAGGGCACCGCCTCGCGCGAAGTGATCCGGAAAGCCCTGGACGAAGGACTCGCCTACTCCACCACTGAAAAAGGCCCCCTGAGAATCGCCTTTCCGAGCAAAGTCGCCGAATATTATTTCCCACTTCTTTTCTCAGACCTGCCTGTAGGGGGCTCCTGA
- a CDS encoding SDR family oxidoreductase, whose translation MKTILITGCSSGFGQEIASHFLARGWKVVATMRVPDEDALPRSEHLRILPLDVTNAASIRAAVEQAGPIDALVNNAGIGFLNSLEGTPLEKIREIFETNTFGTMAVTQAVIPQFRERRAGVIVNVTSTVTLRPLLLLSIYTASKAAVNAFTRSLALELQPFGIRATLVLPGYAPGTRFGENARAQMLGIPDEYAGMAQKIFTAWEESTDPVTHATDVAEAVWTSVTDPGAPAFLPAGADAIAWAAARTPGQL comes from the coding sequence ATGAAAACCATACTCATCACCGGATGCTCCTCCGGCTTCGGCCAGGAAATCGCCAGCCACTTCCTCGCACGCGGCTGGAAGGTCGTCGCCACCATGCGCGTGCCCGACGAGGACGCCCTCCCGCGCTCCGAACACCTCCGCATCCTGCCGCTGGATGTCACCAACGCCGCAAGCATCCGCGCCGCCGTCGAACAAGCCGGCCCCATCGACGCCCTCGTCAACAACGCCGGCATCGGCTTCCTCAACTCCCTCGAAGGAACCCCGCTCGAAAAAATCCGCGAAATCTTCGAGACCAACACCTTCGGCACCATGGCCGTCACCCAGGCCGTCATCCCCCAATTCCGCGAACGCCGCGCCGGAGTCATCGTCAACGTCACCTCCACCGTCACCCTCAGACCCCTCCTCCTGCTCTCCATCTACACCGCCAGCAAGGCCGCCGTGAACGCCTTCACCCGGTCCCTCGCCCTCGAGCTCCAGCCCTTCGGCATCCGCGCCACCCTCGTCCTCCCCGGCTACGCCCCCGGCACCCGCTTCGGTGAAAACGCCCGCGCCCAAATGCTCGGCATCCCCGACGAATACGCCGGAATGGCACAAAAAATCTTCACCGCCTGGGAAGAATCCACCGACCCCGTCACCCATGCCACCGACGTCGCCGAAGCCGTCTGGACCTCCGTCACCGACCCCGGCGCCCCCGCCTTCCTCCCCGCCGGAGCCGACGCCATCGCCTGGGCCGCAGCCCGCACCCCCGGCCAACTGTAA
- a CDS encoding S24 family peptidase produces the protein MDSNKKKAGRPSISKDKKKVKPNITLDPSLIESAKQKALHAGEGLSAWIAKAIENELKRAGSTVITPLTGSSSSTPRKSRLAAAVVPHPAEHILAFPEIPLLHAAAGEPFSADSDTYIPTRHIDPGRFAVQIHGDSMSPRYPDGTTLILRERDSLKKPVLKKGEIYLFDLDGEKTLKIYGSRPATKKEIATGHTYTSPADGKTKVRILKSLNPHYPEIPVTDDITWLGWLDKTDNP, from the coding sequence ATGGATTCTAACAAGAAAAAAGCGGGCAGGCCCTCCATCAGCAAGGACAAGAAAAAGGTGAAACCAAACATCACCCTGGACCCCTCGCTCATCGAGTCGGCCAAGCAAAAGGCCCTCCACGCCGGAGAAGGCCTCTCCGCGTGGATCGCCAAAGCGATCGAAAACGAACTCAAACGAGCCGGATCCACCGTGATCACCCCCCTCACGGGCTCGTCGTCATCCACCCCGCGGAAAAGCAGGCTCGCCGCGGCCGTGGTCCCCCACCCTGCGGAGCACATCCTCGCCTTCCCCGAGATCCCGCTCCTCCACGCCGCCGCCGGAGAACCCTTCTCCGCCGACAGCGACACCTACATCCCCACCCGCCACATCGATCCCGGGCGCTTCGCCGTCCAGATCCATGGCGACAGCATGAGCCCCCGCTACCCCGACGGCACCACCCTCATCCTCCGCGAGCGGGACAGCCTCAAAAAGCCGGTCCTCAAGAAAGGCGAGATCTACCTCTTCGACCTCGACGGGGAAAAAACCCTCAAGATCTACGGCTCCCGCCCCGCCACCAAAAAGGAAATCGCCACCGGCCACACCTACACCTCCCCCGCCGACGGCAAGACCAAGGTCCGCATCCTCAAATCCCTCAACCCCCACTACCCCGAAATCCCCGTCACCGACGACATCACCTGGCTCGGCTGGCTCGACAAGACGGACAACCCCTGA
- a CDS encoding helix-turn-helix domain-containing protein translates to MNEMNDTIMPEWLTLEGAARYCGLSTRTLESLVKDLHVVSSNVRMPGKSRGRRLLKRASLDAFIESGISGPAVIPMNVGREKQ, encoded by the coding sequence ATGAATGAGATGAATGATACGATCATGCCGGAGTGGCTGACTTTGGAGGGGGCGGCGCGGTATTGCGGGCTCTCGACGCGGACGCTGGAGTCTTTGGTGAAGGATCTGCACGTGGTTTCTTCGAACGTGCGGATGCCGGGGAAGTCGAGGGGGCGGCGTTTGTTGAAACGGGCGTCGCTGGACGCGTTCATCGAGTCCGGGATCAGCGGCCCGGCGGTGATCCCGATGAATGTGGGGAGGGAAAAGCAATGA
- a CDS encoding beta strand repeat-containing protein gives MKPILRSSACQFSLALIFMSMGAATAASIDSASSGNWNATATWSGGVVPQTGAGDNAGILTGHTVMYTNGAPFAGLNGSNDFGVGNGNSIDINGGVLSQAEGGWWVRIGHKGVGTLNINDGRFHVTDSTGGGTNLQVGVEAGGNGTIKVGDNTGAAGSAVLNLRDRVDLSANGGAFSLNLAPSADTVGVVTINSDGILEGDQKTWNGTAVALNPHVRIGQSTSPLQSVLKVNAGGQFNARGNVEIGAQGGAKGLLHLDGVAARMDMSEGELTVGFTGTGAMTVENSAVFSRSNTVEARTDLYVGRNGTGNGTVTIASGGEFRRESGDNIGDLRVGYDGTGVLNVEAGGLYHNNSGNWDWLGQNTSGNGTVNVNGGVYEITSGSNIVVGGNGTGTFHHNSGTTNLSGVRAGVTNGTGLITIGGGTFTSRGGFYLGGDSTTSAGTGSATVNQTGGELRVGGSLVVGIAAGHTGTYNLNGGTVVHTGSDISVAESGSGTMTIAAGGTLTDTSTTAGIFYVGRNEGSSGTLIVNGTLTKSGSPNAIRVGNGNGDGVDNTTATGLLGGTGSISSEGGVRIGSFGTLTAGLSTSVGVLGLTGNLSFSLGGKVHVDLDGATADRVNITGNIDLVADAFTFNVLSAPTAASYVLAKYTGDLTGTLSGVNVPSGYTLTHDTSAKEILLTLQSESGYSAFMDQFTGLGAEDKLPGADPDGDGLSNLVEYALAGLNPTTADTSPGTLVNGVISFTKRDIAVANGDVEYVIEESTTLGLAPDPWAPVASYITNDATTISALIPAGSEKHFARLSIIGD, from the coding sequence ATGAAACCCATCCTCCGGTCGTCCGCCTGCCAGTTTTCGCTTGCCTTGATTTTCATGTCCATGGGCGCCGCCACGGCGGCCTCCATCGATTCCGCCAGTTCGGGAAACTGGAATGCCACGGCCACGTGGTCGGGTGGAGTGGTGCCACAGACGGGTGCGGGCGATAACGCCGGCATCCTCACCGGCCACACGGTGATGTACACCAACGGCGCGCCGTTCGCCGGCTTGAACGGGTCCAACGACTTCGGCGTGGGCAACGGCAACAGCATCGATATCAACGGCGGCGTCCTCAGCCAGGCGGAAGGCGGCTGGTGGGTGCGCATCGGCCACAAGGGCGTGGGCACCTTGAACATCAATGACGGACGTTTCCACGTCACCGACTCCACCGGAGGTGGCACGAACCTGCAGGTGGGCGTCGAGGCGGGTGGCAACGGCACCATCAAGGTCGGCGACAATACCGGAGCCGCGGGCAGCGCGGTGCTCAACCTGCGCGACCGTGTGGATTTGTCCGCCAACGGCGGTGCGTTTTCCCTGAATCTCGCTCCGAGCGCCGATACTGTCGGGGTGGTCACGATCAACTCCGACGGGATTCTCGAGGGGGATCAAAAAACATGGAACGGAACGGCCGTGGCCCTGAATCCCCACGTGCGGATCGGGCAGTCGACCTCCCCTCTCCAGAGTGTGCTCAAGGTGAATGCGGGTGGTCAGTTCAACGCCCGGGGCAATGTCGAGATCGGGGCGCAGGGCGGCGCCAAGGGACTGCTTCACCTGGATGGTGTGGCTGCCCGCATGGATATGTCCGAGGGCGAGCTGACGGTGGGCTTCACCGGAACGGGTGCCATGACGGTGGAGAACTCCGCTGTTTTTTCCCGCTCGAACACGGTCGAGGCCAGAACGGATCTCTATGTGGGCCGGAACGGTACCGGCAACGGCACGGTCACCATCGCATCCGGCGGGGAGTTCCGCCGCGAGTCCGGGGACAACATCGGTGACCTGCGCGTCGGGTACGACGGTACCGGCGTGTTGAACGTCGAGGCGGGCGGACTCTACCACAACAACTCGGGCAACTGGGATTGGCTGGGCCAGAATACCAGCGGCAACGGAACGGTGAATGTGAACGGCGGCGTGTATGAAATCACCAGCGGCTCCAACATCGTCGTCGGCGGCAACGGCACCGGTACTTTCCATCACAACAGCGGCACCACCAACCTCAGCGGCGTGCGCGCCGGTGTGACCAACGGCACCGGTCTCATCACCATCGGTGGCGGCACCTTCACCTCCCGCGGAGGTTTCTATCTGGGCGGCGACTCGACCACCAGCGCGGGCACCGGCTCGGCCACCGTGAATCAAACGGGTGGAGAGCTCCGGGTGGGCGGTTCATTGGTGGTCGGCATCGCGGCCGGTCATACCGGAACCTACAATCTCAATGGCGGCACGGTGGTGCATACGGGCTCCGATATCAGCGTGGCCGAATCCGGCAGCGGGACAATGACCATCGCGGCCGGAGGCACCCTGACCGATACATCGACCACCGCGGGAATCTTCTATGTGGGGCGCAACGAGGGATCCAGCGGCACGCTGATCGTGAACGGCACCCTGACCAAAAGCGGCAGCCCGAATGCCATCCGCGTGGGCAACGGCAACGGCGATGGTGTGGACAACACCACCGCCACGGGACTCCTCGGCGGCACGGGTTCCATTTCTTCCGAAGGCGGGGTGCGCATCGGCAGCTTCGGCACCCTCACCGCCGGTCTCAGCACCAGCGTGGGCGTGCTCGGTCTTACGGGGAATCTCTCCTTCTCTCTCGGAGGCAAGGTGCATGTGGATCTCGACGGGGCCACCGCCGACCGGGTGAACATCACCGGCAACATTGACCTGGTTGCGGACGCTTTCACCTTCAATGTCCTTTCCGCACCCACCGCGGCGAGTTATGTCCTCGCCAAATACACCGGTGACCTGACCGGCACGCTCTCCGGGGTGAACGTCCCCTCCGGGTATACGCTCACGCACGACACCTCCGCCAAGGAGATCCTGCTGACCTTGCAGTCCGAATCCGGCTACTCGGCCTTCATGGACCAGTTCACCGGCCTGGGCGCGGAGGACAAGCTCCCGGGCGCCGATCCGGATGGCGACGGCCTGAGCAATCTCGTGGAGTATGCTCTCGCGGGATTGAATCCGACGACTGCCGACACTTCGCCGGGGACGCTTGTGAATGGTGTCATCAGCTTCACCAAACGCGACATCGCGGTGGCGAACGGTGATGTCGAGTATGTCATCGAGGAATCCACCACCCTGGGCCTGGCACCGGACCCGTGGGCTCCTGTCGCCAGCTATATCACGAATGACGCCACCACGATTTCGGCGTTGATTCCCGCGGGATCGGAGAAGCATTTCGCGCGTCTTTCGATTATCGGCGACTGA
- a CDS encoding RidA family protein translates to MSTRQAIFPEHPHTLYREHGYSPAIRSGDLLFVSGMVGALQDGTPEPDLQAQIRLAFANLQGVLEAAACNSDDVVDVTLYLIDPEASVGFALEELKKFFRDPAPNITAVGVNWLAGFQFEIKVTARIPQSREA, encoded by the coding sequence ATGAGCACCCGCCAAGCCATCTTCCCCGAACACCCGCACACCCTCTACCGTGAGCACGGCTACTCGCCCGCCATCCGCTCCGGCGACCTCCTCTTCGTCTCCGGCATGGTCGGAGCCCTGCAGGACGGCACTCCCGAACCCGACCTCCAGGCCCAGATCCGCCTCGCCTTCGCCAACCTCCAGGGCGTGCTCGAAGCCGCCGCCTGCAACTCCGACGACGTCGTCGACGTCACCCTCTACCTCATCGATCCCGAAGCCAGCGTCGGCTTCGCCCTCGAAGAACTCAAAAAATTCTTCCGCGATCCCGCCCCGAACATCACCGCCGTCGGCGTGAACTGGCTCGCCGGCTTCCAATTCGAAATCAAGGTCACCGCCCGCATCCCCCAAAGCCGGGAAGCCTGA
- a CDS encoding choice-of-anchor D domain-containing protein, translating into MKPLLLTLALLLPATAIAADPTIAAGASASFVIEKDGTAFGWGYNGGQFGVPSPAVIEKPTPLHSGIRTISTGTGHTLYLDSNGDAFGTGYAARGQLGIGMEGVFDDIYKSSLIKITGDVKALAGGVIHTIILKNDGSAWTCGDDSSGQLGLGQPADAQFTPVKVMTGIQAIAAGGGNSLFLTTGGVVWGAGANESGQLGDGTRTRRTTPIRIMGQVRAISAGQDHSLFLKTDGSVWAVGANRFGQLGTAGDGPITSPVRVTTGAKAIFAGSENSFYIKSNGDLWATGSNNSGQLGDGTTGDRHKPVRVLTGVAEVASRGTHTIVRKKDGSVWTTGGNYYWQLGHSGRIDKSSFAAVHKFTKSGQPEIVVRQPENISLKDGSARKNFGTLPVGQNSPRIFTIRNTGTKSLTGIKITINGPHARDFTFTKPDATVPPGDFTTFTVTFKPAKPGTRTAALHIRSNDKDENPFDIKLTGLGKK; encoded by the coding sequence ATGAAACCACTCCTCCTCACCCTCGCGCTCCTGCTCCCCGCCACCGCCATCGCAGCGGATCCCACCATCGCCGCGGGAGCGTCGGCCAGCTTCGTCATCGAAAAGGACGGCACGGCATTCGGCTGGGGATACAATGGCGGGCAATTCGGCGTTCCATCCCCGGCCGTCATTGAAAAACCCACCCCCCTCCATTCAGGCATCCGGACCATTTCCACGGGCACCGGCCACACCCTTTACCTCGACAGCAATGGCGACGCCTTCGGCACGGGATACGCCGCCCGCGGCCAGCTTGGCATCGGCATGGAGGGGGTGTTCGATGACATCTACAAGTCCTCCCTCATCAAAATCACCGGCGACGTCAAGGCACTCGCCGGTGGAGTGATCCACACCATCATCCTCAAAAACGACGGTTCCGCCTGGACCTGTGGCGATGACAGCAGTGGCCAGCTCGGGCTGGGCCAGCCGGCGGATGCCCAGTTCACCCCGGTGAAAGTCATGACCGGCATCCAGGCCATCGCCGCCGGGGGCGGCAACAGCCTGTTTCTCACCACAGGCGGCGTGGTGTGGGGCGCGGGCGCGAACGAGAGCGGACAGCTCGGCGACGGCACCCGGACCCGCCGCACAACCCCCATCCGTATCATGGGTCAGGTGCGGGCCATCTCCGCAGGCCAGGACCACAGCCTGTTCCTCAAAACCGACGGCAGTGTGTGGGCTGTCGGAGCAAACAGGTTCGGGCAGCTCGGCACCGCCGGCGACGGCCCCATCACCTCGCCCGTCCGCGTGACCACCGGAGCGAAAGCGATCTTCGCGGGGAGCGAGAACAGCTTCTACATCAAATCAAACGGAGACCTCTGGGCCACGGGAAGCAACAACAGCGGCCAGTTGGGCGATGGAACCACCGGCGACCGCCACAAACCCGTCCGCGTTCTCACCGGCGTCGCCGAAGTGGCGTCGCGCGGAACCCACACCATCGTCAGAAAGAAAGACGGCTCCGTATGGACCACCGGAGGCAACTACTACTGGCAGCTCGGCCACAGCGGCCGGATCGACAAATCATCGTTCGCCGCCGTTCACAAATTCACCAAAAGCGGCCAGCCGGAAATTGTCGTCCGGCAACCCGAAAACATCTCCCTCAAGGACGGCAGCGCCCGGAAAAACTTCGGCACCTTGCCCGTCGGCCAGAATTCCCCACGCATATTCACCATCAGGAACACCGGCACCAAGTCCCTCACCGGAATCAAGATCACCATCAACGGCCCGCACGCCAGAGACTTCACCTTCACCAAACCCGACGCCACCGTGCCCCCCGGGGATTTCACCACCTTCACCGTCACCTTCAAGCCCGCCAAACCCGGCACCCGCACCGCCGCCCTCCATATCAGGAGCAACGACAAGGACGAGAACCCCTTCGACATCAAGCTCACCGGCCTCGGCAAAAAGTAA
- a CDS encoding TetR/AcrR family transcriptional regulator gives MRKPAKKQTAAVAAGGVKPAKALGRKRDPERDGDFLEATLHILAEAGFDSMTMDLVAARVKAGKATLYRRWESKELLVRDALISMSRNSIEVDQLPDTGNLRDDLLAVVKPHSLEYSERKLKVLAGLGSFTTQHQKSYDEALAGIFGPWIEVNTALMKRAVERGELPEGADIAAACEVIVSMTAFRTSIERRQFDRESYVRLLDILIPGLKGG, from the coding sequence ATGAGGAAACCAGCGAAAAAGCAGACGGCGGCGGTGGCGGCGGGCGGGGTGAAGCCGGCGAAGGCGCTCGGGCGGAAGCGGGATCCGGAGCGGGACGGGGATTTCCTGGAGGCGACGCTGCACATCCTGGCGGAGGCGGGCTTCGACAGCATGACGATGGATCTGGTGGCGGCGCGGGTGAAGGCGGGGAAGGCGACGCTTTACCGGCGGTGGGAGTCGAAGGAACTGCTGGTGCGTGACGCGCTGATCAGCATGAGCCGGAACTCGATCGAGGTGGACCAGCTGCCGGATACGGGAAACCTGAGGGACGACCTGCTGGCGGTGGTGAAGCCGCATTCGCTGGAGTACAGCGAGCGGAAGCTCAAGGTGCTGGCGGGGCTGGGATCGTTCACGACGCAGCACCAGAAGTCATACGACGAGGCGCTGGCGGGGATCTTCGGGCCGTGGATCGAGGTGAACACGGCGCTGATGAAGCGGGCGGTGGAGCGCGGGGAACTGCCGGAGGGCGCGGACATCGCGGCGGCGTGCGAGGTGATCGTCTCGATGACGGCGTTCCGGACGAGCATCGAGCGGAGACAGTTCGACCGGGAGAGTTATGTGAGGCTGCTGGATATCCTGATTCCCGGGTTGAAGGGGGGATGA
- a CDS encoding choice-of-anchor D domain-containing protein, with translation MKQLLPALALLLTATARASDPTISAGLLQSFAIDHKGTTFGWGYQTDREFFHSPSSDYSKKPVRIMSGIKAVSTGDWITLMLDAKGDVYDTGDKIGIGGGFRPFNAPRLLFTGVKAISAGMNQSLILKKDGTAWACESNTFPSFIGIGQPPAKITSTRIMTGVQAVAAGEYHILLLRNDGSAWAMGRNITGELGDGTFIDKSTPVHVMDDVKAIAAGSDHSLFLKTDGTVWATISAIWHFGLPIENARPAQVMTGVRTIAAGYRNSFLIKTDDSLWVTGPNRFGELGDGTTSLRKSPLRVMTGVAEVAAGSEHTIIKKKDGTVWTAGHNYWGELGDGTLTDRSTFVQVARFKKSTNPEIIVRQPGGTALSDGLSRKTFGTSPVGVRGRTLTFTIGNTGYSALTGLKITTDGPHAKDFTFTKPAATVKPGESTTFNVTFKPMGTGTRTAALHIRSNDKDENPFDIKLTGLGKK, from the coding sequence ATGAAACAGCTCCTCCCCGCCCTCGCGCTCCTGCTTACCGCCACCGCCCGCGCCTCGGATCCCACCATCTCGGCCGGCCTTCTCCAGAGCTTCGCGATCGATCACAAGGGCACCACCTTCGGCTGGGGATATCAAACCGACCGGGAGTTTTTTCACTCCCCTTCAAGCGACTATTCCAAAAAACCGGTGAGGATCATGTCCGGAATAAAAGCCGTCTCCACGGGCGACTGGATCACCCTCATGCTGGACGCCAAGGGCGACGTTTACGACACGGGTGACAAGATCGGCATCGGCGGGGGATTCCGGCCTTTCAACGCACCCCGGCTCCTCTTCACCGGAGTCAAGGCCATCTCCGCCGGCATGAACCAGAGCCTCATCCTCAAGAAGGACGGCACCGCCTGGGCATGCGAAAGCAACACGTTCCCCAGCTTCATCGGCATCGGACAGCCTCCCGCCAAAATCACCTCCACCAGGATCATGACCGGCGTCCAAGCCGTCGCCGCGGGAGAATATCACATCCTGTTGCTCAGGAACGACGGCAGCGCGTGGGCCATGGGCCGCAACATCACCGGTGAACTCGGCGACGGCACTTTCATCGACAAATCCACTCCCGTCCATGTCATGGATGACGTGAAAGCCATCGCCGCGGGATCCGACCATTCCCTCTTTCTCAAAACCGACGGCACCGTGTGGGCCACCATCAGCGCCATCTGGCACTTCGGCCTCCCCATCGAAAACGCCCGCCCCGCCCAAGTCATGACCGGAGTAAGGACCATCGCGGCAGGCTACAGAAACAGCTTCCTGATCAAGACGGACGACAGCCTCTGGGTCACCGGGCCCAACCGGTTCGGCGAACTTGGCGACGGCACCACCAGCCTGCGGAAATCCCCCCTCCGCGTCATGACAGGCGTCGCCGAAGTCGCCGCCGGATCGGAACACACCATCATCAAAAAGAAAGACGGCACCGTATGGACCGCCGGGCACAACTACTGGGGAGAACTCGGCGACGGCACTCTCACCGACCGCTCCACATTCGTCCAAGTCGCCCGGTTCAAAAAATCCACCAACCCGGAAATCATCGTCCGCCAACCCGGCGGCACCGCCCTCTCGGACGGACTCTCCCGGAAGACCTTCGGCACCTCGCCCGTCGGAGTCAGAGGCCGCACCCTGACATTCACCATCGGAAACACAGGCTACAGCGCCCTCACCGGCCTGAAGATCACCACAGACGGCCCTCACGCCAAAGACTTCACCTTCACCAAGCCCGCCGCCACCGTGAAACCCGGGGAATCCACCACCTTCAACGTCACCTTCAAACCCATGGGCACCGGCACCCGCACCGCCGCCCTCCACATCAGGAGCAACGACAAGGACGAGAACCCCTTCGACATCAAGCTCACCGGCCTCGGCAAAAAGTAA
- a CDS encoding ice-binding family protein, protein MKTRARKLMIVTSIIFSSVILGDQAASAALLSVDLGSAASYAVLAGSGITIAGPANSSTIIGNIGSHATVSITGLENLNLVGTNHAGNSITQAAKADLQTAYTDAAGRSFDGAAFADGHVLTGIMTTGVYHGSGSFALNGILTLDAQGDPDAVWIFQMTSTFDVGSAGQVALLNGAQASNVFWQVGSSATLGTGARLAGTILAAQSISMNTGAVINGRALASAGAVTMGGSTITLPVPEPSAMLLSVIGICSLLATRRRS, encoded by the coding sequence ATGAAAACGCGCGCACGCAAGTTGATGATCGTGACATCGATCATATTTAGTTCTGTCATTCTGGGGGATCAGGCCGCCTCCGCGGCATTGCTGTCCGTCGATCTCGGTAGCGCCGCTTCCTATGCGGTGCTGGCCGGCTCGGGCATCACGATCGCCGGTCCGGCGAACTCCTCCACCATCATCGGGAACATCGGCTCACACGCGACGGTCTCCATCACGGGGTTGGAAAACCTGAACCTCGTGGGGACCAATCACGCGGGAAACTCCATCACCCAAGCCGCCAAGGCCGACCTGCAGACGGCCTACACGGATGCGGCGGGCCGCAGCTTCGACGGTGCCGCGTTTGCCGACGGGCATGTTCTGACCGGCATCATGACAACGGGCGTGTACCACGGCTCGGGGTCGTTCGCGTTGAACGGGATACTCACCCTCGACGCGCAGGGGGATCCGGATGCGGTATGGATCTTCCAGATGACATCCACCTTCGATGTCGGTTCCGCCGGGCAGGTGGCGCTGCTGAACGGGGCGCAGGCGTCGAATGTCTTCTGGCAGGTCGGGAGCTCCGCGACCCTGGGGACCGGAGCCCGGCTCGCCGGGACCATCCTCGCGGCGCAGTCCATCTCCATGAACACCGGCGCTGTCATCAATGGCCGGGCGCTCGCCTCCGCAGGTGCTGTGACGATGGGTGGATCCACCATCACCCTGCCGGTCCCCGAGCCCTCAGCGATGCTGCTTTCCGTCATCGGCATTTGCAGCCTGCTCGCCACCCGGCGCAGATCCTGA
- a CDS encoding ATP-binding protein, whose product MNATRNIHDGADIAARIACSLEKLIEQAPDDGEVAVPAARTSLVRPAHGWDSRYVEEAELSGERWHDFFRDAKTQVAGGGIVAFLGNRGTGKTRMAAEIARAGFWPTDKGEWNGNMVVTGKTALYRRAMDIFLDLRDCAKKGSARSEKDVLDSLAHAGLLVIDEFQERGESEWENRILCNLLDKRYATRRPTVLIANHTVAEMTAALSPSVRDRMREGGKAFVFDWGSWRRR is encoded by the coding sequence ATGAACGCGACGAGGAACATTCATGACGGGGCGGACATCGCCGCGCGGATCGCCTGCAGCCTGGAGAAGCTCATCGAGCAGGCTCCGGATGACGGGGAGGTGGCGGTGCCTGCGGCGCGGACTTCGCTGGTGAGGCCGGCGCATGGCTGGGATTCGCGGTATGTGGAGGAGGCGGAGTTGTCCGGGGAGCGGTGGCACGATTTTTTCCGGGACGCGAAGACGCAGGTCGCGGGCGGTGGGATCGTGGCGTTCCTGGGGAACCGCGGGACGGGGAAGACGCGGATGGCGGCGGAGATCGCCAGGGCGGGTTTCTGGCCGACGGACAAGGGCGAGTGGAACGGCAACATGGTGGTGACCGGGAAGACGGCGCTCTACCGCCGGGCGATGGACATCTTCCTGGACCTGCGGGATTGCGCGAAGAAGGGATCGGCGCGGAGCGAGAAGGATGTGCTGGATTCTCTGGCGCACGCCGGGCTGCTGGTCATCGACGAGTTCCAGGAGCGGGGCGAGTCCGAGTGGGAGAACCGCATCCTCTGCAACCTGCTGGACAAGCGCTACGCGACGCGCAGGCCGACGGTGCTCATCGCGAACCACACGGTGGCGGAGATGACCGCCGCGCTGTCCCCGTCCGTGAGGGACCGGATGCGGGAGGGAGGAAAGGCGTTCGTGTTCGACTGGGGGTCTTGGAGGAGGAGGTGA